The genomic stretch TACCCGACAGCCGCGCGGCCAGCATGGATTTGCCCGACCCCGGCGTACCGACAAGGATCAGGTGGTGCCGCCCTGCGGCGGCGATTTCCAGCGCGCGTTTGGCACGTTCCTGCCCTTTGACGTCGCGCATGTCTTTCAGGGGATCATCTGGCGTGACTTCTCCGGGCGTGCTGGGTTCAATCAGGGACTGGCCCGTAAAATGGCGTACGGCTGCGCCCAGATCTGGTGCGGCAATCACTTTGGTTGCGGACACCCAGGCGGCTTCGGCACCCGAGGCGGCGGGGCACAGCAGCGTGCGGTCGTCTGCGGCGGCGGCCATGGCGGCGGGCAGGGCGCCGATGACAGGAACCAGCGTTCCATCCAGCGACAGCTCTCCCAAAGCAACGACGCCCTCGGTGGTGTCCTTGGGGATGATGTCGAGTGCGGCCAGTAGCGCCAGTGCGATGGGCAGGTCAAAATGCGACCCTTCCTTTGGCAGGTCCGCAGGCGACAGGTTCACGGTGATCCGCCGTGAGGGCAGGGCGATAGCCATTGCCCCCAGCGCCGCGCGCACGCGGTCGCGGGCTTCGGACACGGCCTTGTCGGGCAGGCCGACGATTGAGAACGCAGGCAGCCCCGGCGACAGGGCGCATTGCACTTCGACGGGGCGGGCCTCGACCCCCTGAAATGCCACGGTATAGGCGCGTGCGACCATTCTATCCCTCTGCGATATGGTTAATCGGTAGAGGGTGGGCGTTTACGAATGGTTAATGCCCGCCGTGGGGAGGCGGGCATCGGGATTGGATATTTAGGGCCAAAAGAAAGATCAGGGCCAGTTTGCGATCGGTGTGCCCATATCATAGGGGAAGGGATCATATGTGGTCTTCAGCCCCTCCGCGCGCCAGGCCTTGAACGCAGGATCGGAAAGGGTTGTCGCGCAATAGGCGCGGGCGGCCTCGGACACGGGCAGATCATAGCCGATGATGCGGGCGCAGACCGGCGCGTAAAAGGCATCGGCCAGGCTGTAGGCCCCGAACAGCCACGGACCGTCTGAGGCAAAGCTGCGCGCGTGGGTCCACAGTGTTTCGATGCGGGCCAGATCGGCGCGGGTCGCCTCGGAGGGTTGAAAGCCCGTGTTGACGTGTTGCAGTTGCATCGGGCACTGGTTGCGCAATGCACCAAAGCCTGCGGCCATTTCGGCGCAAAGCATCCGTGCGGTGGCGCGTGCGGCGGGATCGGCGGGCCACAGGCCTGCGTCGGGGTGACGCTCGGCCAGTGTCTCGGCAATCGCCATGCTTTCGCCCACCACCGTGCCGTCGGGCAGTTGCAGGGCGGGCACCAGTTTTGCGGGGGCCAGATGCGCCATATCAGCGGCCATTGTGCCGCCATAAAGGCCAACAAGGTGCGTGCGGAAGGGCAGGCCGAATTTCTCGAGCATGAGCCAACCGCGTAAGGACCAGCTCGAAAAAGTGCGGTCACCGATATAAAGATCATATGTCATGGCGTGAACGTTAACCGCGTGATTCCTGACAGGTAAATCGCTGTTTTGTGCGGACGTCCATCACGGAAGGTGATTAAGCAGCGGGACAGGGTTTGCCGCATCTGGCCCGTCGATACGGGTCACCGACAGGTTGTCGATCTTGTGGGACAGCGCCTGTTTGGGCGTCCAGCCCATCGCCGCCTGAACCTGCGTCAGGATCACGCCGATGTGGGCCACGGCAATGATGTGCTGTGCGGGATGTTGCGCGCTGATCCGGCGCACGGCGGTGGCGACGCGGGCGGCGGCCATGTTCCAGCTTTCACCGCCGGGGGGGAGAATGTCGCCGGGGTCTTCCCAATAGGCGCGGCTGAGGTCGGGGTAGGCATCGCTGACGCGGGCGAAATGCCAGTTGTCCCATGCGCCAAAGTGGAATTCGCGCAGCATCGGGTCCGAACGCAGGCGGGTGCGACCGCCCGCAATCGCATCGGCCGTGGCATGCGCGCGGATCAGGTCGGACGAGATGACCAGCGCGTCTTCAGGCAAAAACGCCTGTATCCGCGCAATCTGCGCGCTGTCGGACAGATCGGCGGGCACGTCGCGCCAGCCGACAAATGTTTTCTGATGGGTCGGGCCGTGCCGTACCCAGTGCCATGTGGTCATAGGGTGCCTTTCAGGATGTTGGGCAGGCCCGCTATGACTTGAACTGCGGTGTCGGCCTGTGCGGCCAGCGCGATGTTCAGCCGCCCCTGGGCCTCGCGAAAGGCGCGGGTTTCGGCATCGGCGGGGACAATGCCCTGGCCCACTTCGTTGGAAACCATGACGACAGGTACAGCGCAATCTGCAAGCGCTTGCAGCAAGGCCGTTTGCGCAAGTTGCAGATCGGCGCCATCCATAAAATGGTTCGTCAGCCACATGGTTGCACAATCGATCAAAACGGCCTCGCCCGCGCGGCGCTCGGACAGGACAGGGGCCAGATCGTGGGTGGCTTCGCAATTGATCCAAGCGGAAGTGCGCCGGTCACGGTGGATTTGCACACGCGACTTTATTTCGGCGTCCCATATGCGGGCCGTGGCCAGGTAGACAGGAGTTAAGCCGCTGTTAACTATTACGTTTTCTGCAAAGACGGATTTGCCCGAAGCAGCCCCACCTAAAACGAAAGTTGTCGAAGGCAACATATTTTTCACCTTTCGAGTGAACCAAACCCTGTGCTGATGCGTAATTAAGTCAACACCGCATAACAAGCAGCGATCGGGGAGACGTCATTATGGCACTGGACAACGCAAGGGATGTTTCACTGTCCCGCACCGCGATGAAGGCCGAATTACTGGACGCGGAAACCGAATTGAAGCTGGCCTATGCGTGGCGCGACGAACGTGACGAGGCAGCGCTGCACCGGCTGATTACGGCCTATATGCGGCTGGCCATTTCGATGGCATCAAAGTTCAAACGCTACGGCGCGCCGATGAACGACCTGATCCAGGAAGCGGGTCTGGGCCTGATGAAAGCCGCTGACAAATTCGACCCGGATCGTGGGGTGCGGTTTTCGACTTATGCGGTCTGGTGGATCAAGGCGTCGATTCAGGATTACGTCATGCGTAACTGGTCGATGGTGCGCACGGGCTCGACCTCTTCCCAGAAATCCCTGTTCTTCAATATGCGCCGCGTTCAGGCGCGGCTGGAGCGTGAAAGCGCCGCGGCGGGGGAAACGCTGGACCGGCACCAGTTGCGGCAGATGATTTCGACCGAGATCGGCGTGCCGCTGCGGGACGTGGAAATGATGGAGGGGCGTTTGGGTGGATCGGACTATTCGCTGAACGCCACGCAATCGTCCGAGGACGAAGGGCGCGAATGGATTGACGCGCTGGAAGATGATGGCGCGCAAGCCGCCGAGCTGGTCGAAAACGAACATGATACGGCGCAGTTGCGCGAATGGTTGCTGATGGCGATGAATGCGCTGAACGAGCGTGAACGGTTCATCGTGCGCGAACGAAAGTTGCGCGATGAGGTGCGCACACTGGAAAGTCTGGGGCAGGAACTGTCGCTGAGCAAAGAGCGGGTGCGTCAGCTGGAAGCCGCCGCTTTTGCCAAGATGCGGAAATCGCTGGAGACACAGAGCCGGGAAGTGCATCACTTCCTCTTATGAGACATATGATTCCCGCACTGCTGTCGTGGGCCGTCCTTGCCGGGGCGGCCTTTGCTTTTGAACCTGCTGATGTGTCGGAGGCCGACATTGTGATTGTTGGCGAGGTACACGACAATCCGGCCCATCACGCGGCACAGGCCGCAGTGGTGGCGCAGGTGCATCCCAGGGCGATTGTCTGGGAAATGCTGACGCCTGCACAGGCGGCCATGGTCACGCCCGCATTGATTGCGGACGCTGACAAGATGGCCGAAACACTGGGCTGGGCCGAGGCGGGATGGCCGGATTTCTCTATGTACCATCCCATTTTTGCAGCGGCCTCTGACGCTGTCAGCTACGGCGCTGCCGTTCCGCGTGATATGGCCAGCCGCGCTGTAAAAGGGCCGTTGGGTGCGGTCTTTGACGCGGCCCCGGCCTATGGGCTGGA from Pseudosulfitobacter sp. DSM 107133 encodes the following:
- a CDS encoding ChaN family lipoprotein gives rise to the protein MRHMIPALLSWAVLAGAAFAFEPADVSEADIVIVGEVHDNPAHHAAQAAVVAQVHPRAIVWEMLTPAQAAMVTPALIADADKMAETLGWAEAGWPDFSMYHPIFAAASDAVSYGAAVPRDMASRAVKGPLGAVFDAAPAYGLDRDLSDAEQSAREALQRAAHCDALPKKLLPGMVKVQRLRDATLAQAAVKALADTGGPVVVITGNGHARKDWGVPSYLAQVAPGTPVRTIGQGEAGEVPDGGFDAVWDSAAQTRPDPCAAFE
- a CDS encoding RNA polymerase factor sigma-32; this encodes MALDNARDVSLSRTAMKAELLDAETELKLAYAWRDERDEAALHRLITAYMRLAISMASKFKRYGAPMNDLIQEAGLGLMKAADKFDPDRGVRFSTYAVWWIKASIQDYVMRNWSMVRTGSTSSQKSLFFNMRRVQARLERESAAAGETLDRHQLRQMISTEIGVPLRDVEMMEGRLGGSDYSLNATQSSEDEGREWIDALEDDGAQAAELVENEHDTAQLREWLLMAMNALNERERFIVRERKLRDEVRTLESLGQELSLSKERVRQLEAAAFAKMRKSLETQSREVHHFLL
- the cobU gene encoding bifunctional adenosylcobinamide kinase/adenosylcobinamide-phosphate guanylyltransferase codes for the protein MLPSTTFVLGGAASGKSVFAENVIVNSGLTPVYLATARIWDAEIKSRVQIHRDRRTSAWINCEATHDLAPVLSERRAGEAVLIDCATMWLTNHFMDGADLQLAQTALLQALADCAVPVVMVSNEVGQGIVPADAETRAFREAQGRLNIALAAQADTAVQVIAGLPNILKGTL
- a CDS encoding glutathione S-transferase, translated to MTYDLYIGDRTFSSWSLRGWLMLEKFGLPFRTHLVGLYGGTMAADMAHLAPAKLVPALQLPDGTVVGESMAIAETLAERHPDAGLWPADPAARATARMLCAEMAAGFGALRNQCPMQLQHVNTGFQPSEATRADLARIETLWTHARSFASDGPWLFGAYSLADAFYAPVCARIIGYDLPVSEAARAYCATTLSDPAFKAWRAEGLKTTYDPFPYDMGTPIANWP
- a CDS encoding histidine phosphatase family protein, yielding MTTWHWVRHGPTHQKTFVGWRDVPADLSDSAQIARIQAFLPEDALVISSDLIRAHATADAIAGGRTRLRSDPMLREFHFGAWDNWHFARVSDAYPDLSRAYWEDPGDILPPGGESWNMAAARVATAVRRISAQHPAQHIIAVAHIGVILTQVQAAMGWTPKQALSHKIDNLSVTRIDGPDAANPVPLLNHLP